A region of Eschrichtius robustus isolate mEscRob2 chromosome 19, mEscRob2.pri, whole genome shotgun sequence DNA encodes the following proteins:
- the LOC137752909 gene encoding galactoside alpha-(1,2)-fucosyltransferase 2 gives MLSTQAPFFFPTAPFILFVFTASTVFHLQQKLAKIQPTRELQTLEPATKESPSSTQWSPQPKGMWTVNAIGRLGNQMGEYATLYALAKMNGRPAFIPPQMHSTLAPIFRITLPVLHDTTASRIPWQNYHLNDWMEERYRHIPGEYVRLTGYPCSWTFYHHLRAEILQEFTLHDHVREEAQNFLRGLQVNGSRPSTYVGVHVRRGDYVHVMPNVWKGVVADRRYLEQALDWFRARYRSPIFVVTSNGMAWCRENIEASRGDVVFAGNGIEGSPAKDFALLTQCNHTIMTIGTFGIWAAYLSGGETIYLANYTLPDSPFLKVFKPEAAFLPEWIGIAADLSPLLKH, from the coding sequence ATGCTCAGCACACAGGCACCTTTCTTCTTCCCCACGGCCCCCTTCATCCTCTTTGTCTTCACGGCTTCCACCGTATTTCACCTTCAGCAGAAGCTAGCGAAGATTCAGCCCACACGGGAGTTACAGACGCTGGAGCCAGCAACCAAGGAATCTCCCTCGAGCACCCAGTGGAGCCCCCAGCCGAAGGGCATGTGGACGGTCAATGCCATAGGCCGCCTGGGGAACCAGATGGGGGAGTACGCCACCCTGTACGCCCTGGCCAAGATGAACGGGCGGCCGGCCTTCATCCCACCCCAGATGCACAGCACGCTGGCCCCCATCTTCAGAATCACCCTCCCCGTCCTGCACGACACCACGGCCAGCAGGATCCCCTGGCAGAACTACCACCTGAACGACTGGATGGAGGAGCGGTACCGACACATCCCGGGGGAGTACGTGCGCCTCACCGGCTACCCCTGCTCTTGGACCTTCTACCACCACCTCCGCGCCGAGATCCTGCAGGAGTTCACCCTGCACGACCACGTGCGCGAGGAGGCCCAGAACTTTCTGCGGGGTCTGCAGGTGAATGGGAGCCGGCCGAGCACCTACGTAGGGGTCCACGTGCGCCGGGGGGACTATGTCCACGTTATGCCCAACGTGTGGAAGGGCGTGGTGGCCGACCGGCGATACCTGGAGCAGGCCCTGGACTGGTTCCGGGCTCGCTACCGCTCCCCCATCTTCGTGGTCACCAGCAACGGCATGGCCTGGTGTCGGGAAAACATTGAGGCCTCCCGCGGGGATGTGGTCTTTGCCGGCAATGGCATTGAGGGCTCACCCGCCAAGGATTTTGCATTGCTCACGCAATGTAATCACACCATCATGACCATTGGGACATTTGGGATCTGGGCCGCCTACCTCTCAGGTGGAGAGACCATCTACCTGGCCAATTATACCCTCCCAGACTCTCCCTTCCTCAAAGTCTTTAAGCCAGAGGCAGCCTTCCTGCCAGAGTGGATTGGGATCGCGGCAGACCTGTCCCCACTCCTCAAGCACTGA